One segment of Rhizobium leguminosarum DNA contains the following:
- a CDS encoding cytochrome ubiquinol oxidase subunit I — MELDIVALSRFQFALTALYHFLFVPLTLGLSVVLAIMETVYVMTGRQIWRQMTKFWGGLFGINFVLGVATGIVMEFQFGMNWSYYSYYVGDIFGAPLAIEGLMAFFLEATFVGLFFFGWDKLSKVGHLVATWAVALGSNFSALWILIANGWMQNPVGSALNPQTMRMEITSFFDVVFNPVAQAKFVHTVSAGYVCASIFVLGVSAWYILKGRHIELAKRSMTVAASFGLASALSVVVLGDESGYLATENQKMKLAAIEGMWKTEPAPAAFTAFGFPDQEARETHFAVHIPWVMGLIGTRSLTTEIPGIDKLEQQAETRIRDGIKAYDALMQIRAVPAQDQVAQEVRTSFEDLGHDLGYALLLKRYVDDPRQATEEQIIQAARDTIPHVPTLFWSFRIMVGLGIFFILLTATFFWLSARRHLDKYPLLLRIAVLAIPLPWVAIELGWVVAEFGRQPWVIEGVLPTAAAVSSLGAGTVLLTIIGFAALYTTLIVIEMGLMIKAIKQGPEPDDEPEAILISETLVPAAE, encoded by the coding sequence ATGGAACTAGATATCGTCGCGTTATCGCGCTTCCAATTCGCGCTGACGGCGCTTTACCACTTCCTGTTCGTGCCTCTGACGCTCGGCTTGTCCGTGGTGCTGGCGATCATGGAAACTGTCTATGTCATGACCGGCCGCCAGATCTGGCGGCAGATGACAAAATTCTGGGGCGGGCTGTTCGGCATCAATTTCGTGCTCGGCGTCGCCACCGGCATCGTCATGGAATTCCAGTTCGGCATGAACTGGAGCTATTACAGCTATTATGTCGGCGACATCTTCGGCGCGCCGCTGGCGATCGAAGGCCTGATGGCCTTCTTCCTCGAGGCGACCTTCGTCGGCCTGTTCTTCTTCGGCTGGGACAAGCTGTCGAAGGTCGGTCATCTGGTCGCCACCTGGGCGGTGGCGCTGGGGTCGAACTTTTCCGCACTCTGGATCCTGATCGCCAATGGCTGGATGCAGAATCCCGTGGGATCGGCGCTCAATCCGCAGACGATGCGCATGGAGATCACAAGCTTCTTCGACGTGGTCTTCAATCCTGTGGCCCAGGCGAAATTCGTCCATACGGTATCAGCAGGTTATGTCTGCGCCTCGATCTTCGTGCTCGGCGTCTCGGCTTGGTATATCCTCAAGGGCCGGCATATCGAGCTTGCCAAGCGCTCGATGACGGTCGCCGCCTCCTTCGGCCTTGCTTCGGCGCTTTCGGTCGTCGTGCTTGGCGATGAGAGTGGTTATCTCGCCACCGAAAACCAGAAGATGAAGCTCGCCGCCATCGAGGGCATGTGGAAGACCGAACCGGCCCCGGCCGCTTTCACCGCCTTTGGCTTCCCCGACCAGGAGGCGCGCGAGACGCATTTTGCCGTGCACATTCCCTGGGTCATGGGCCTGATCGGAACGCGGTCGCTGACCACAGAAATCCCCGGTATCGACAAGCTCGAACAACAGGCCGAAACCCGGATCCGCGACGGCATCAAGGCTTACGACGCGCTGATGCAGATCCGTGCAGTACCGGCACAGGACCAGGTTGCGCAGGAAGTGCGCACTTCCTTCGAGGATCTCGGCCATGATCTGGGCTACGCTCTTCTTCTGAAGCGCTACGTCGACGATCCGCGCCAGGCGACCGAGGAGCAGATCATTCAGGCTGCGCGTGATACGATCCCGCACGTGCCGACGCTCTTCTGGTCCTTCCGCATCATGGTTGGTCTCGGCATCTTCTTCATCCTGCTGACCGCCACCTTTTTCTGGCTGTCGGCGCGCCGCCATCTCGATAAGTATCCACTGCTTCTCAGAATTGCCGTGCTGGCGATCCCCCTGCCCTGGGTCGCCATCGAGCTCGGCTGGGTCGTCGCCGAGTTCGGCCGCCAGCCCTGGGTGATCGAAGGCGTGCTGCCGACGGCCGCCGCCGTCTCCAGCCTCGGCGCCGGCACCGTGCTTCTGACGATCATCGGTTTTGCGGCGCTCTACACGACGCTGATCGTCATCGAGATGGGCCTGATGATCAAGGCGATCAAGCAAGGACCGGAGCCGGACGACGAGCCGGAAGCGATTCTGATTTCCGAAACCCTCGTCCCGGCCGCGGAGTGA
- the cydB gene encoding cytochrome d ubiquinol oxidase subunit II — protein MILHELFDYETLRLIWWLLLGVLLIAFATTGGFDLGVGTLLPFVARTDTERRVAINTIGATWEGNQVWLILGGGAIFAAWPPLYAVSFSGFYLAMFAILFALILRPVGFKYRSKRESANWRSGWDWALFVGGFVPSLIFGVAVGNVLQGVPFRFADDMRIFYEGSFFALLNPYALLCGLLSLAMLTMHGAAWLVLKSSGPVAERARSYGSIAALAVIVLFALGGLFLWIGVGGYRITSDISPIGPSNPLLKTVALEKGAWLTNYAAHPWMIIAPVLGFVGAALAFIAMRARREVMTLLFSKVAIFGIISTVGLSMFPFILPSSLDPRSSLTVWDASSSHMTLFIMLVVTVIFLPIIFAYTAWVYKVLWGKVDEKSIADKNSHAY, from the coding sequence ATGATCCTTCACGAACTCTTCGACTATGAAACCCTGCGTCTCATCTGGTGGCTGCTGCTCGGCGTCCTGCTGATCGCTTTTGCGACGACCGGCGGCTTCGATCTCGGCGTCGGCACGCTTCTGCCTTTCGTTGCCCGGACCGATACGGAACGGCGCGTGGCGATCAACACCATCGGCGCCACCTGGGAGGGCAACCAAGTCTGGCTGATCCTCGGCGGCGGCGCTATCTTCGCCGCCTGGCCGCCGCTTTATGCGGTGTCCTTCTCCGGCTTCTATCTGGCGATGTTCGCGATCCTCTTCGCGCTCATCCTACGACCGGTCGGTTTCAAATACCGGTCGAAGCGGGAAAGCGCCAATTGGCGGAGCGGCTGGGATTGGGCTCTCTTTGTCGGCGGCTTCGTGCCGTCGCTGATCTTCGGCGTTGCCGTCGGCAATGTGCTGCAGGGCGTTCCCTTCCGCTTTGCCGACGATATGCGGATCTTCTACGAAGGCTCGTTCTTCGCCCTGCTCAACCCCTATGCGCTGCTCTGCGGCCTGCTTTCCCTAGCCATGCTGACGATGCATGGTGCGGCCTGGCTGGTGTTGAAGTCGAGTGGCCCGGTCGCCGAGCGCGCCAGAAGCTATGGCAGCATCGCTGCCCTTGCCGTCATCGTGCTTTTCGCACTCGGCGGTCTCTTCCTGTGGATCGGCGTCGGTGGCTATCGCATCACCAGCGATATCAGCCCGATCGGCCCCTCCAATCCGCTGCTGAAGACCGTGGCGCTGGAGAAAGGCGCGTGGCTTACCAATTACGCCGCCCATCCGTGGATGATCATCGCACCGGTCCTCGGCTTCGTCGGCGCGGCACTGGCCTTCATTGCCATGCGGGCCAGGCGCGAGGTCATGACGCTGCTCTTCAGCAAGGTGGCGATCTTTGGCATCATCTCGACGGTCGGCCTCTCGATGTTTCCGTTCATCCTGCCCTCCTCGCTCGATCCGCGATCGAGCCTGACGGTCTGGGATGCGTCCTCCAGCCACATGACGCTGTTCATCATGCTTGTGGTGACGGTGATCTTCCTGCCGATCATCTTCGCCTACACGGCCTGGGTCTACAAGGTTCTATGGGGCAAGGTCGATGAGAAGTCCATCGCCGATAAAAATAGCCACGCCTACTAG
- the cydX gene encoding cytochrome bd-I oxidase subunit CydX, which produces MWYFAWILGLPLAAAFAVLNAMWYELMDDAARKKASEPRK; this is translated from the coding sequence ATGTGGTATTTTGCATGGATCCTCGGCCTGCCGCTGGCCGCCGCCTTCGCCGTCCTCAACGCCATGTGGTATGAGCTGATGGACGACGCGGCCAGGAAGAAAGCTTCCGAGCCGCGCAAGTAG
- a CDS encoding aldo/keto reductase codes for MTSDQPIRWGIIGPGTIARTFADGVAHSRTGRLVAIATRNPAKPGLAENFPGARIVDGYEALLSDKDIDAIYIAVPHTGHAEWAIKAARAGKHVLVEKPIALSAYDAEAVYYEAKKAGVFAGEAFMYRVHPQTEKLVELVKSGVIGTVRIIRSSFGFNMGSYKPEHRLFANDTAGGGILDVGGYPVSMARLISGAAEGKAFLEPEKVSGVAHLGESGVDEWASAVLKFPNEIIAEVSCSIMAQQDNVLRIIGSEGRIEVQDFWFASGHKGGVGKIEIFKGGKQETVELREDRWLYSFEADAAGDAIRAGKTEFSSPGMSWADSIGNLRVLDQWRASVGLEYGVEKASKRTTNIAGGAITRGNSVPQRQIPGISKPASVVTLGFEFFPNFAAASLTLDAFYEAGGNAFDTAYVYGGGKTEAIFGDWHTSRKVPREEIVLIGKGAHSPLCYPDMIAKQLDQSLSRLKTDYVDIYFMHRDNTDVPVGEFVDAMDAEVKRGRIRGIFGGSNWTRARFDEAIAYAKKTGKTAPAALSNNFSLAEMLDPIWAGCVAASDDDWKKWLNEKQIPNFAWSSQGRGFFTDRAGRDKRDDEEIVRVWYSERNFGRRDRAIDLANKLGRHPIHIALAYVIAQPFPVIPLIGPRTVAELEDSLSALDIKLTPDQVKWLEG; via the coding sequence ATGACTTCAGATCAACCGATCCGCTGGGGCATCATCGGCCCCGGCACCATCGCCCGCACTTTTGCAGACGGCGTCGCCCATTCGCGCACCGGAAGACTGGTGGCGATCGCCACCCGCAATCCGGCAAAGCCGGGCCTTGCCGAGAATTTCCCCGGCGCCCGCATCGTCGATGGTTACGAGGCGCTGCTCTCCGATAAGGACATCGATGCGATCTATATCGCCGTCCCGCACACCGGCCACGCGGAATGGGCGATCAAGGCGGCACGCGCCGGCAAGCACGTCCTGGTGGAAAAGCCGATCGCGCTCTCGGCCTATGATGCCGAAGCGGTTTACTACGAAGCGAAAAAAGCCGGCGTTTTTGCCGGCGAGGCCTTCATGTACCGCGTGCATCCGCAGACGGAGAAGCTGGTCGAGCTGGTCAAAAGCGGCGTCATCGGCACCGTTCGGATCATCCGCTCGAGCTTCGGCTTCAACATGGGCAGCTATAAGCCGGAACACCGGCTTTTCGCCAACGATACCGCCGGCGGCGGCATTCTCGATGTCGGCGGTTATCCGGTCTCAATGGCCAGGCTGATATCAGGCGCCGCGGAGGGGAAGGCCTTTCTCGAACCGGAAAAGGTCTCGGGCGTCGCCCATCTCGGAGAGAGCGGCGTCGATGAATGGGCATCTGCCGTGCTCAAATTCCCGAACGAGATCATCGCCGAAGTCTCCTGCTCGATCATGGCGCAGCAGGACAATGTGCTGCGCATCATCGGCTCCGAGGGCCGGATCGAGGTCCAGGACTTCTGGTTCGCCTCCGGTCACAAGGGCGGCGTCGGCAAGATCGAGATCTTCAAGGGCGGCAAGCAGGAGACCGTCGAACTCAGGGAGGATCGCTGGCTCTATTCCTTCGAAGCGGATGCGGCGGGCGATGCCATCCGCGCCGGCAAGACCGAATTTAGCTCTCCTGGCATGAGCTGGGCAGATTCGATCGGAAACCTGCGTGTGCTCGACCAGTGGCGTGCCTCGGTCGGCCTCGAATACGGCGTGGAAAAAGCCAGCAAACGCACGACAAACATTGCCGGCGGCGCGATCACGCGCGGCAACAGCGTTCCGCAGCGTCAAATTCCCGGCATTTCCAAGCCGGCCTCGGTCGTGACACTCGGCTTCGAGTTCTTCCCGAACTTCGCCGCCGCCTCGCTGACGCTCGACGCCTTTTACGAGGCTGGGGGCAATGCCTTCGACACGGCCTATGTCTATGGCGGCGGCAAGACGGAGGCGATCTTCGGCGACTGGCACACGAGCCGCAAGGTGCCGCGCGAAGAGATCGTGCTGATCGGCAAGGGCGCCCATTCGCCGCTTTGCTATCCCGATATGATCGCAAAGCAGCTCGACCAGTCGCTTTCCCGGCTGAAGACCGACTATGTCGACATCTATTTCATGCATCGCGACAATACCGACGTGCCCGTCGGCGAGTTCGTCGATGCCATGGATGCCGAGGTCAAGCGCGGACGCATCCGCGGCATATTCGGTGGCTCGAACTGGACGCGGGCGCGCTTCGACGAGGCGATCGCCTATGCCAAAAAGACCGGCAAGACGGCGCCGGCAGCACTTTCCAACAACTTCTCGCTCGCCGAGATGCTCGACCCGATCTGGGCCGGCTGCGTTGCCGCTTCCGATGACGACTGGAAGAAATGGCTGAACGAGAAGCAGATCCCGAACTTTGCCTGGTCGAGCCAGGGCCGCGGCTTCTTTACCGACCGCGCCGGCCGCGACAAGCGAGACGATGAGGAGATCGTCCGGGTCTGGTATTCCGAGCGCAACTTCGGACGCCGCGACCGCGCTATCGACCTTGCCAATAAGCTCGGCCGCCATCCAATCCACATCGCGCTCGCCTATGTGATTGCCCAGCCTTTCCCGGTCATTCCGCTGATCGGGCCGCGCACCGTCGCCGAGCTGGAAGACAGCCTCTCGGCGCTCGACATCAAGCTGACACCCGATCAGGTGAAGTGGCTGGAAGGCTGA
- a CDS encoding ABC transporter ATP-binding protein, with the protein MAELSLSNIVKRFGGFEIIHGANLEVKDGEFVVFVGPSGCGKSTLLRMIAGLEDITSGELQIGGRVVNDVEPADRGIAMVFQSYALYPHLTVEQNLSFGLRMNGNPKADTERRVGHVAEILQITELMKRRPKQLSGGQRQRVAIGRAIVREPQVFLFDEPLSNLDAELRVQMRVEISRLHKKLGTTMIYVTHDQTEAMTLADRIVVLRAGNIEQIGAPLDLYDDPANQFVAGFVGSPKMNFLKAAVVETQPGRAVIALESDANTRLTLPVTDPIEPGAKMTLGIRPEHFVDAGTGDADLTVTIDVAEHLGNTSYIYATVGPEQLIIERPESRVAGNRETLTVGLPANRTFLFDGAGKRLR; encoded by the coding sequence ATGGCAGAGCTTTCACTCAGCAACATCGTCAAGCGCTTCGGCGGCTTTGAGATCATCCACGGCGCCAATCTGGAGGTGAAGGACGGCGAATTCGTCGTCTTCGTCGGCCCCTCCGGCTGCGGCAAATCCACGCTGCTCAGGATGATCGCCGGCCTCGAGGACATTACGTCAGGCGAGCTTCAGATCGGCGGCAGGGTCGTCAACGACGTCGAGCCGGCCGATCGCGGCATCGCCATGGTCTTCCAATCCTATGCGCTCTATCCGCACCTGACCGTCGAGCAAAATTTGAGCTTCGGCCTGCGCATGAACGGCAATCCGAAGGCCGACACCGAGCGGCGCGTGGGCCATGTCGCCGAGATCCTGCAGATCACCGAACTCATGAAACGCCGGCCGAAGCAGCTTTCCGGCGGCCAGCGCCAGCGTGTCGCGATCGGCCGCGCCATCGTCCGCGAACCACAGGTCTTCCTGTTCGACGAACCTTTGTCGAACCTCGATGCCGAACTGCGCGTGCAGATGCGCGTGGAGATCTCCAGGCTGCACAAGAAGCTCGGCACGACGATGATCTACGTCACCCACGACCAGACGGAAGCGATGACACTCGCCGACAGGATCGTCGTGCTGCGCGCCGGTAATATCGAACAGATCGGCGCGCCGCTCGACCTTTACGATGATCCGGCAAACCAGTTCGTCGCCGGTTTCGTCGGCTCGCCGAAGATGAATTTCCTCAAGGCTGCGGTGGTTGAGACGCAGCCGGGCAGGGCAGTGATTGCGCTCGAAAGCGACGCCAATACACGTCTGACACTGCCGGTCACCGACCCCATTGAACCCGGTGCAAAAATGACGCTCGGCATCCGTCCCGAACATTTCGTCGATGCGGGCACCGGCGATGCCGACCTCACCGTCACCATCGACGTCGCGGAACACCTCGGCAATACCAGTTACATCTACGCAACCGTTGGCCCCGAGCAACTGATCATCGAGCGGCCGGAATCGCGCGTCGCCGGCAACCGCGAAACGCTGACGGTCGGCCTTCCCGCCAACCGCACATTCCTTTTCGACGGTGCCGGCAAGCGGCTTCGCTGA
- a CDS encoding carbohydrate ABC transporter permease — translation MKSKSQSLLLRQIALHAALAPLAIIWLFPLWMMFVFSTMPDNGIFSPDIVLWPSTNFVENFKNLQADTDFIGAMVISIGVALIYTVLSVLLTSMAGWALARYRFVGRSVVIAIILGTITLPFSVVVIPQFIMVAREFKLANTWVALIVPPLFNSLGVLFMRQSFSMMPGELFDAARVEGVKEWQIFLRIALPLARPTMAALAIILFLHSWNNYLWPLLINSRPGMMTAPVALGTLIGLTKVSWGGIMAGAVLLTAPILVIFVALQRHFIAGIAAGAIK, via the coding sequence ATGAAATCCAAATCGCAATCGCTTCTGCTGCGCCAGATCGCGTTGCATGCTGCACTGGCGCCGCTGGCGATAATCTGGCTGTTTCCGCTCTGGATGATGTTCGTCTTCTCAACCATGCCCGACAACGGCATCTTCAGCCCTGACATCGTGCTCTGGCCATCGACCAACTTCGTCGAGAATTTCAAAAACCTGCAGGCCGATACCGATTTCATCGGGGCAATGGTGATCTCCATCGGCGTGGCGCTGATCTATACAGTGCTCTCGGTGCTGCTGACCTCGATGGCCGGCTGGGCACTGGCACGTTACCGTTTCGTCGGCCGCTCCGTCGTCATCGCCATCATCCTCGGCACGATCACGCTTCCCTTCTCCGTGGTCGTCATCCCGCAATTCATCATGGTGGCGCGCGAGTTCAAGCTGGCAAACACCTGGGTAGCTCTGATCGTGCCGCCGCTGTTCAATTCGCTCGGCGTGCTGTTCATGCGGCAATCCTTCTCGATGATGCCGGGCGAGCTCTTCGATGCGGCCCGGGTCGAGGGCGTCAAGGAATGGCAGATCTTCCTGCGCATCGCCTTGCCACTGGCGCGCCCGACCATGGCGGCATTGGCGATCATTCTCTTCCTGCACTCGTGGAACAATTACCTCTGGCCGCTGCTGATCAATTCCAGACCCGGGATGATGACGGCGCCTGTGGCATTGGGAACGCTGATCGGCCTCACCAAGGTCTCCTGGGGCGGCATCATGGCCGGCGCGGTACTGCTGACGGCGCCGATCCTCGTCATTTTCGTGGCTCTTCAGCGCCATTTCATCGCCGGCATCGCGGCCGGCGCAATTAAATAA